Proteins encoded by one window of Chryseobacterium foetidum:
- a CDS encoding ATP-binding protein gives MSSVALFIVVLIYLALLFLAAHLAEKKKSKMWINNPYIYALSLAVYCTAWTYYGSIGVVAKSGLDYLTIYIGPIMVIPAWIYINTRIVRISRVNKISSIADFISLRYGNSRSFSAIITLVCLFAIIPYIGLQIKAISETFHLVTETAVSKNLLTDSATFVVVLIAVFASYYGTRYVDASEKRLGIISAIALESFLKLFFIIILGVFVIYYVFDGFGDIYQKASKFSDFKAKNTFNGIEGAMNWMVLCMISGTAICILPRQFHTAIVENRQEKHIKTAIWFFPLYLLIFTIFIFPIAWGGRLIFDGQNVNPEFYSILIPQYFDNTLITVLVFLGGLSSCISMIIISAITLSIMLSNNLIIPYGLLGKFKAENEVQNNRNITNIRKFSIFGLVILAFAFYKYFILKTSLDSVGLISFVMIAQLAPSFFGAIFWRRGSYKGAVTGLIAGLVICYFGLIIPQYYFSYNSELKGVLREMYDAFDFFKISFLGHIPQIFFWSILINTALFTILSVSMKGNYRERNFAELYVDIDKYIQNHENAFIWRGTAYVSDIQNILERFLGKKKTEQAMRIFNIKYNIDSQTETADSRFIKFSENLLAGRIGTASAKILIEGVTKEDKISLKEVLNILEESKENITLNKKLTEKSEELKQLSNDLSAANENLIVKDRQKDDFLDSVAHELRTPITAIRSAGEILADDDDIPLEIKKEFLNNIITESDRLSEIINDILYLDKLQHGEIALNIQENNIVETYKKALNPILHLIQQKFIHVSEVDLLNHYLFEYDEARFIQLFQNILGNALKFTDEQGIIQTKFSEKDNDLIIKIFNTGKNIPEEDLEMIFDKFYQSKNQNIRKPTGSGLGLAISKRIVEAHDGNIKAENSGLGVTFTITLPMIKTDDGGEPE, from the coding sequence ATGAGTAGTGTAGCATTATTTATTGTTGTTTTGATCTATCTCGCCCTTTTGTTCTTAGCTGCGCACCTCGCAGAGAAGAAGAAGAGTAAAATGTGGATCAACAACCCCTACATTTATGCGCTCTCACTTGCCGTTTACTGCACAGCATGGACGTATTATGGCAGCATTGGTGTTGTAGCCAAAAGCGGACTCGATTATCTGACCATATACATCGGCCCGATCATGGTCATTCCGGCGTGGATTTATATTAACACAAGGATTGTCCGAATTTCAAGAGTGAATAAAATAAGCAGCATTGCAGATTTTATTTCCTTAAGATACGGGAACAGCAGAAGTTTCAGCGCCATCATTACTTTGGTTTGTCTTTTTGCAATTATTCCTTACATCGGACTTCAGATCAAAGCGATTTCAGAAACTTTTCATTTGGTAACAGAAACTGCGGTTTCCAAAAATCTTCTTACGGACAGTGCAACTTTCGTGGTTGTTCTCATTGCAGTTTTTGCTTCGTATTATGGAACGAGATATGTTGACGCCTCCGAAAAACGTTTAGGAATTATTTCTGCCATTGCATTGGAGAGTTTTCTTAAATTATTTTTTATCATCATCCTCGGAGTTTTTGTGATTTACTATGTCTTCGATGGCTTCGGAGATATTTATCAGAAAGCTTCAAAGTTTTCGGATTTTAAAGCTAAAAATACCTTTAATGGAATTGAAGGAGCCATGAACTGGATGGTGCTCTGCATGATTTCCGGAACTGCGATCTGCATTTTACCGAGACAGTTTCACACTGCGATTGTAGAAAACAGACAGGAAAAACACATCAAAACAGCAATCTGGTTTTTCCCATTATATCTTTTAATTTTTACCATTTTCATCTTCCCGATCGCTTGGGGCGGAAGATTAATTTTTGACGGACAAAACGTCAATCCCGAGTTCTACTCTATCCTGATTCCTCAATATTTTGATAATACTTTAATTACAGTTTTAGTTTTTTTGGGAGGTCTAAGTTCGTGCATTTCGATGATTATTATTTCGGCGATTACGTTGTCAATCATGCTTTCAAACAATCTTATCATTCCTTACGGTTTACTGGGAAAATTTAAAGCTGAAAATGAAGTTCAAAACAACCGAAACATTACCAACATCCGCAAATTTTCGATTTTTGGGTTGGTTATTTTAGCTTTTGCCTTTTACAAATATTTTATTCTAAAAACGTCACTTGATTCTGTAGGATTGATTTCATTTGTGATGATTGCACAGCTCGCTCCCTCCTTTTTCGGAGCCATTTTCTGGCGTCGCGGAAGTTACAAAGGTGCTGTAACGGGCTTGATTGCAGGTTTGGTCATCTGTTATTTCGGTTTAATTATTCCGCAATATTATTTCTCATACAATTCTGAGCTGAAAGGAGTTTTAAGAGAAATGTATGATGCTTTTGACTTTTTCAAAATATCTTTTCTGGGACACATTCCTCAGATTTTCTTTTGGTCGATTTTGATAAATACTGCCCTGTTCACCATACTTTCCGTAAGCATGAAAGGAAATTACCGTGAGAGAAATTTCGCCGAATTGTATGTTGATATCGACAAATACATTCAAAACCACGAAAATGCTTTCATCTGGAGGGGAACTGCTTATGTTTCTGATATTCAAAATATTCTGGAGCGTTTCTTAGGTAAAAAGAAAACCGAACAGGCAATGCGGATTTTCAATATTAAATACAATATCGATTCGCAAACTGAAACTGCAGATTCAAGATTTATTAAATTCTCCGAAAACCTTTTGGCAGGAAGAATCGGGACGGCATCAGCGAAAATTTTGATTGAAGGCGTGACAAAAGAAGATAAAATTTCATTAAAGGAAGTTTTAAATATTTTAGAGGAATCTAAAGAAAATATCACATTAAATAAAAAACTGACGGAAAAATCTGAAGAACTGAAACAGCTTTCCAACGACCTCAGTGCAGCTAATGAAAATCTGATTGTAAAAGACCGTCAGAAAGATGATTTTCTGGATTCTGTTGCGCACGAATTGAGAACACCGATTACAGCCATCCGTTCTGCAGGAGAAATTTTGGCAGATGACGATGATATTCCGTTGGAAATCAAAAAAGAATTTTTAAATAATATCATCACCGAATCTGACCGTTTGAGTGAAATCATTAATGATATTTTATATTTGGACAAACTGCAACACGGAGAAATTGCTTTAAACATTCAGGAAAATAATATTGTTGAAACATATAAGAAAGCTTTAAATCCTATCCTGCATTTAATTCAGCAGAAATTTATTCACGTAAGCGAGGTTGATTTACTGAATCATTATTTGTTTGAATATGATGAAGCAAGATTTATCCAATTATTTCAGAATATTTTAGGCAATGCATTGAAATTTACGGACGAACAGGGAATTATTCAGACCAAATTTTCAGAAAAAGACAACGATTTAATTATCAAAATTTTCAACACAGGAAAAAACATTCCTGAAGAAGATCTGGAAATGATTTTCGATAAATTTTATCAGTCTAAAAATCAAAACATAAGAAAACCCACCGGAAGCGGCCTCGGATTGGCGATTTCAAAAAGAATCGTCGAAGCCCACGATGGAAATATTAAAGCTGAGAACAGTGGATTGGGCGTGACCTTTACCATAACGTTACCAATGATAAAAACAGATGATGGCGGAGAACCTGAATAA